A single Clostridia bacterium DNA region contains:
- a CDS encoding O-antigen ligase family protein: MIKAFNRGFDKFLIWFNASVIGTILNAIGRFVKQLFADSAIVRAFSSENFERMYERSFIARFVNWFFGLFARANAHLCVMAQNSAILGFFKFVISKFNLTVFLVLLIVFGAVSYFTGIYLIAAAYVAIVFVFIVICRPEVGIIAVAGLAPFIPTMAAAGLLGFTLVAFLLQVLFGTRYKIKTNRTGLFLIFYIILLAVYGVNSFTPSSSVNIALLWSMFVISYFLVISLIDTKEKFHWAMFIFCTAALFTGLYGLFQYVSGQFDMTWVDKELFEELGLRVYSTFENPNVYGEYLLLAVPLTFAMTFNTKRLIGRLYYLLSTLVLLCALALTYSRGCYLALILALAVFLFYVSRRLLAICAVLMLFVPFALPASIINRFASITNLADSSTSYRLNIWEGSLKMISDFWYMGIGHGTEAFNSVYPYYSLNSIVAPHSHNLYLQLTIEMGIWGLIVFLLVMFSFFNDSVSTIKKQTATASRVMIAAGVAAVLGFLFQGLFDYVFYNYRVYLIFFMTLGLLTAYNGIIRREAT, translated from the coding sequence TTGATAAAGGCATTCAACCGAGGCTTTGACAAGTTCCTTATATGGTTCAACGCAAGCGTCATTGGCACGATACTTAATGCGATAGGACGTTTCGTGAAGCAGCTTTTTGCAGACAGCGCCATCGTGCGGGCCTTTTCGAGCGAGAACTTCGAGCGCATGTATGAACGAAGCTTTATAGCGCGCTTTGTAAATTGGTTCTTTGGCCTGTTTGCGCGCGCCAACGCTCACCTTTGCGTAATGGCGCAAAACAGCGCGATACTCGGCTTTTTTAAATTCGTGATATCAAAATTCAATCTTACGGTATTTCTCGTGCTGCTCATCGTTTTCGGGGCTGTTTCATATTTTACGGGCATATACCTTATCGCGGCCGCATACGTCGCAATAGTGTTCGTATTTATCGTGATATGCCGTCCGGAGGTGGGCATAATAGCCGTTGCGGGCCTTGCGCCGTTCATTCCTACGATGGCGGCGGCCGGCCTTTTGGGATTTACGCTGGTCGCGTTCCTTCTTCAGGTGCTATTCGGAACGAGATATAAGATAAAGACGAACCGCACGGGGCTTTTCCTTATCTTCTATATAATACTTCTCGCGGTGTACGGCGTAAATTCGTTCACTCCGTCAAGCAGCGTAAATATCGCGCTCTTATGGTCGATGTTCGTTATTTCGTATTTCCTTGTGATATCGCTCATCGACACGAAAGAGAAGTTTCACTGGGCGATGTTCATATTCTGCACGGCGGCGCTCTTTACCGGCCTTTACGGACTGTTCCAGTACGTAAGCGGTCAGTTCGATATGACGTGGGTCGACAAGGAGCTTTTCGAGGAGCTTGGCCTCAGAGTATATTCGACGTTTGAGAATCCCAACGTTTACGGCGAATATCTGCTTTTGGCGGTGCCGCTCACGTTTGCGATGACGTTTAATACGAAGCGCCTTATCGGCAGGCTTTATTATCTCTTATCGACGTTAGTGCTTTTGTGCGCGCTTGCTCTTACGTATTCGCGCGGATGCTACCTTGCGCTGATACTTGCGCTCGCGGTGTTTCTTTTTTACGTTTCGAGAAGGCTTCTCGCGATCTGCGCCGTGCTTATGCTTTTCGTGCCGTTCGCGCTGCCCGCGTCGATAATAAACAGATTTGCGAGCATCACAAATCTTGCCGACTCGTCCACAAGCTACCGTCTTAATATCTGGGAGGGCAGCCTTAAGATGATAAGCGACTTTTGGTATATGGGAATAGGCCACGGCACGGAGGCGTTCAACAGCGTATATCCGTATTATTCGCTGAATTCGATAGTTGCGCCTCATTCGCATAATCTTTATCTGCAGCTTACCATCGAGATGGGCATATGGGGACTTATAGTCTTCCTTTTGGTCATGTTCTCGTTTTTCAACGACAGCGTATCTACGATAAAGAAGCAGACGGCGACGGCGAGCCGCGTAATGATAGCGGCGGGCGTCGCGGCGGTCTTGGGCTTTTTGTTCCAAGGGCTTTTCGACTATGTGTTCTATAATTACAGAGTATATCTCATCTTCTTTATGACGCTGGGACTTCTTACGGCGTACAACGGCATTATAAGGCGGGAGGCGACATGA
- a CDS encoding YlxM family DNA-binding protein — protein MHGKDLRINLLLDYYGETLTERQREVMDLYYNEDMSLFEISEHVGVTRQGVHDLIKRSENALLELDEKLGFVERFVQIRRAADILEEAEREIRGSTNENALSWADKIRSALSILRQE, from the coding sequence ATGCACGGAAAAGATCTTAGAATAAATCTGCTGCTCGACTATTACGGCGAAACGCTGACAGAGAGACAGCGCGAAGTGATGGATCTTTACTATAACGAGGATATGTCGCTTTTTGAGATATCCGAGCATGTGGGCGTGACGCGCCAGGGGGTACACGACCTTATAAAGCGTTCGGAAAACGCGCTTTTGGAGCTTGACGAAAAGCTCGGCTTTGTCGAGCGATTCGTACAGATACGCCGCGCCGCCGATATTCTTGAAGAGGCGGAGCGCGAAATACGCGGCTCAACGAACGAAAACGCGCTTTCTTGGGCCGATAAAATAAGGTCTGCGCTTTCGATCTTAAGACAAGAATAA
- a CDS encoding pyridoxamine kinase codes for MERQKRAAAIHDISGFGRCSLTVALPIISAAGVETSVIPTAVLSTHTGGLSGYTYRDLTEDLKPFADHWKSLGLTFDAIYSGFLGSFRQLDIVSEIFDELRCDDTLILVDPVMADHGEMYKVFSRNFVAGMRGLCKKADIITPNITEACFMLDMPYKKPPHDEKFIGDIMRGLLSLGVKAAVLTGVSFDRDTLGAACIEAGSTEMHYVCRDRVEGFYHGTGDVFASVLLAALLRAKSLPEAADIAVGFTADSIKRTKAAGTDVRFGVNFEAGLYELMGKLR; via the coding sequence ATGGAAAGACAGAAAAGAGCTGCGGCCATACACGACATATCGGGCTTCGGACGCTGCTCGCTTACGGTCGCGCTGCCGATAATCTCGGCGGCGGGCGTTGAGACGAGCGTCATACCGACGGCGGTGCTTTCAACGCATACGGGCGGCCTTTCGGGCTATACGTACCGCGATCTTACCGAGGACTTAAAGCCGTTCGCAGACCATTGGAAGTCGCTCGGCCTTACTTTCGACGCGATATATTCGGGATTTTTGGGCTCGTTTCGCCAGCTTGACATAGTGTCGGAGATATTCGACGAGCTGAGATGCGACGATACGCTGATACTCGTCGATCCCGTAATGGCAGACCACGGCGAGATGTACAAGGTGTTTTCGCGCAATTTCGTTGCCGGTATGCGCGGCCTTTGCAAAAAGGCCGATATAATAACGCCTAATATAACGGAAGCGTGCTTTATGCTCGATATGCCTTATAAAAAGCCGCCCCACGACGAAAAGTTCATCGGAGATATAATGCGCGGTCTTCTTTCGCTGGGCGTAAAGGCGGCTGTGCTTACCGGCGTAAGCTTTGACCGAGATACGCTCGGCGCGGCCTGCATCGAAGCGGGTTCAACCGAAATGCATTATGTCTGCCGCGACAGAGTGGAGGGATTTTACCACGGCACGGGCGACGTATTCGCAAGCGTGCTGCTTGCGGCGCTCTTGCGCGCAAAATCGCTCCCCGAGGCCGCAGATATAGCCGTGGGCTTTACGGCGGACAGCATAAAGCGCACAAAGGCGGCAGGCACGGACGTGCGCTTCGGCGTAAACTTTGAAGCGGGGCTTTATGAGCTTATGGGGAAGCTGAGGTAA
- a CDS encoding glycosyltransferase family 4 protein: MMIKAINVISDTNIGGAGKILLSFLEKYDREKFDVKVVIPKNSQLKERIEALCVPAIEIDGMADDSKGKAAEDTLLKIFKSEKPDVVHTHASLGARRAAKKYGKCAIVYTRHSVFDQPSWKKSFPFKQINGHVNNSLADRVIAVSPAAKENIVEVGVDPEKIQVIFNGVAEAVRLSDEEKSRVRAKWGVAEDDFVCAIIARLEEVKGHEYVLKAARKLLDAGENVKVIIAGNGSIENKLKATAKEMKLTNVIFTGFIREIHEIENIMDVQLNASYGTEATSLSLLEGMSLGVPAIVSDFGGNPYVIETGVNGIVVPKRDENALYDAIIKIKSDKELYKQCSEGAKKVFSKKFTVESMTRQIEQVYTELSAQKGGAK, translated from the coding sequence ATGATGATAAAAGCGATAAACGTAATATCCGATACGAATATAGGCGGCGCGGGAAAGATACTTCTCAGCTTTCTTGAGAAATACGACAGAGAGAAGTTCGACGTTAAAGTGGTCATACCGAAAAACAGTCAGCTTAAAGAGCGCATAGAGGCGCTTTGTGTGCCCGCCATAGAGATCGACGGCATGGCCGACGATTCCAAGGGCAAGGCGGCCGAGGATACGCTGCTTAAGATATTCAAGAGCGAGAAGCCCGACGTCGTGCATACGCACGCGTCGCTCGGAGCGCGCCGCGCGGCGAAAAAATACGGAAAGTGCGCGATAGTATATACGCGCCACAGCGTATTCGACCAGCCGTCGTGGAAAAAGAGCTTTCCTTTCAAGCAGATAAACGGACACGTGAACAATTCGCTGGCCGACCGCGTCATAGCGGTGTCGCCCGCGGCAAAGGAGAATATAGTTGAGGTGGGCGTGGATCCCGAAAAGATACAGGTCATCTTCAACGGCGTGGCCGAAGCGGTAAGATTGTCCGACGAAGAAAAATCACGCGTAAGAGCGAAGTGGGGAGTGGCCGAGGACGATTTCGTATGCGCGATAATCGCGCGTCTCGAGGAGGTAAAGGGTCACGAATACGTTTTAAAGGCGGCGAGGAAGCTTTTGGACGCAGGCGAGAACGTAAAGGTGATCATAGCCGGAAACGGCTCCATCGAGAACAAGCTAAAAGCAACGGCCAAAGAGATGAAGCTTACGAACGTGATATTCACGGGCTTTATCCGAGAGATACACGAGATAGAAAATATCATGGACGTTCAGTTGAACGCCTCGTACGGCACGGAGGCGACGTCGCTTTCGCTTCTTGAGGGCATGAGCCTCGGAGTGCCCGCGATAGTTTCAGACTTCGGCGGAAATCCTTACGTTATAGAGACGGGAGTAAACGGCATAGTCGTGCCGAAACGCGACGAGAACGCTCTTTATGATGCGATAATAAAGATAAAGAGCGATAAAGAGCTTTATAAACAGTGCTCCGAGGGCGCAAAAAAAGTATTTTCAAAAAAATTCACGGTCGAGTCGATGACGAGGCAGATAGAACAGGTCTACACCGAGCTTTCGGCACAAAAGGGAGGCGCAAAATAA
- a CDS encoding KH domain-containing protein, which yields MKDLLTFIAKMLVDNADEVSVEERETDTEIILELRVAKEDMGKVIGKQGRIAKAIRTVIKASNHDPNKKAVVDIMD from the coding sequence ATGAAAGATTTACTGACCTTTATAGCGAAAATGCTTGTGGACAACGCCGATGAAGTCTCTGTAGAAGAAAGAGAGACTGACACCGAGATCATATTGGAGCTTCGCGTCGCTAAGGAAGATATGGGCAAGGTGATAGGCAAACAGGGACGTATCGCAAAGGCGATACGCACCGTTATCAAGGCAAGCAATCATGACCCGAATAAGAAAGCCGTTGTTGATATAATGGATTAG
- the ffh gene encoding signal recognition particle protein — MAFESLSDKLQAVFKKLRGKGKLSESDIKEVMREIRLALLEADVNYKVVRDFVKTVSERAVGAEVMESLTPAQQVIKIVNEEMTALMGSSQSKIEIASKPPTIIMMVGLQGAGKTTQAAKIALSFKNQGKRPLLAACDVYRPAAIKQLEVVGSQVGVPVFKIDGSKEPVKIARAAVEQAKKNGNDMVFIDTAGRLHIDETLMDELKNIKAEVEPHEILLVVDAMTGQDAVNVAEGFNNALGIDGVVMTKLDGDTRGGAALSVRAVTNKPIKYVGMGEKLTDIEPFYPDRMASRILGMGDVLSLIEKAQKNFDEKKLAEMDKKLRENKFDLEDFFDNIQQMKQMGSLSDILGMMPGVNKKALAGANLDDRQLDRIAAIIQSMTPYERQNPEIINSSRKRRIAQGSGTKIEDINRLLRQFDQMKRMVKQMSGKQGKKKLRGMGRLPFPM, encoded by the coding sequence ATGGCGTTTGAAAGCCTGTCGGATAAGCTTCAGGCAGTCTTTAAAAAGCTTCGCGGCAAAGGCAAGCTGAGCGAATCGGATATAAAAGAAGTAATGCGCGAAATACGTCTCGCACTTTTGGAGGCCGACGTAAACTACAAGGTAGTGCGCGACTTCGTAAAAACAGTATCTGAACGCGCCGTCGGCGCCGAGGTTATGGAAAGCCTTACTCCGGCGCAGCAGGTAATAAAGATAGTAAATGAGGAAATGACCGCGCTTATGGGCTCGTCTCAGTCGAAGATCGAGATAGCCTCAAAGCCGCCCACGATAATCATGATGGTGGGCCTTCAGGGCGCGGGCAAAACGACGCAGGCCGCAAAAATAGCGCTGAGCTTCAAAAATCAAGGCAAGCGGCCTCTGCTCGCCGCGTGCGACGTGTACCGCCCCGCAGCAATAAAGCAGCTTGAGGTCGTAGGCTCGCAGGTCGGCGTGCCGGTGTTTAAGATAGACGGCTCAAAGGAGCCGGTGAAAATAGCTCGCGCCGCCGTGGAGCAGGCGAAGAAAAACGGCAACGACATGGTGTTCATAGACACGGCCGGTCGTCTTCATATAGACGAAACGCTCATGGACGAGTTAAAGAACATAAAGGCCGAGGTCGAGCCTCATGAGATACTTTTGGTAGTTGACGCGATGACGGGTCAGGACGCCGTGAACGTGGCCGAGGGCTTTAACAACGCCCTGGGCATCGACGGCGTGGTAATGACAAAGCTTGACGGCGATACGCGCGGAGGCGCGGCGCTTTCGGTGCGCGCCGTAACGAATAAGCCGATAAAGTACGTCGGCATGGGCGAGAAGCTTACGGATATCGAGCCGTTCTATCCCGACAGAATGGCCTCGCGTATTTTGGGCATGGGCGACGTTTTGAGCCTTATCGAAAAGGCGCAGAAGAACTTCGATGAAAAAAAGCTCGCCGAGATGGATAAAAAGCTTCGCGAGAACAAATTCGATCTTGAGGACTTTTTTGACAACATACAGCAGATGAAGCAGATGGGTTCGCTTTCCGATATTTTGGGAATGATGCCCGGCGTGAACAAAAAGGCGCTTGCGGGGGCTAATTTAGACGACAGACAGCTTGACAGGATAGCCGCTATAATACAGTCGATGACGCCTTACGAGCGGCAGAATCCCGAGATAATAAACTCCTCGAGAAAGCGCCGCATAGCGCAGGGCAGCGGCACGAAGATAGAGGATATAAACAGACTTTTGCGCCAATTCGATCAGATGAAGCGCATGGTGAAGCAGATGTCGGGCAAACAGGGCAAGAAAAAGCTTCGCGGCATGGGCAGACTGCCTTTTCCAATGTAG
- the murJ gene encoding murein biosynthesis integral membrane protein MurJ yields MQSKTAIKTYGFIVFAILASKLLGLVRDSLMAYFYGTGMEAAAFSAASRIPLTIFDITLGTAVAAAFIPVMNRFLQNDGKERAFKFVNNFLNAVLLVALVIAALICIFPGAVVNLLASGFSGDTFSLCAKLLMVFTPIILLAAMSYTFVGVLQSFGSFKIPAIMSLLSNALMVLYFVTLNGRFGIGGLAAALVIGWVLQLLILLPPLYKFGYRFRLGIDFGDEGLRSSVKMAGPVLISSWVMPLNNLITLNIASYYASWGVTVLDYSYKLYFIVAGVFSYAMTNLYFPSLSRMQAAGDREGARDMLYTMIKSVTLIVVPVAAFFIVFARGVVRVVYESGSFTSGDAQMTAFALMMYTIGMFGFSWQEILNKYFYSSGDSKTPMKVAIGSIVINLALALLLSRTPMGIYGIALASAVSITYAGAALYALQNRRDGRKADGRMGVFIGKSAALFVISCAVMCVLSYFMNKLSLGRFTTLIALVVCFVVSGAVYLGASKAMRIGEVNDILSSLFGRLKGKSGDEDKEND; encoded by the coding sequence ATGCAGAGTAAAACAGCGATAAAAACTTACGGCTTTATAGTGTTCGCCATACTGGCGTCAAAGCTTCTAGGTCTCGTGCGCGATTCGCTTATGGCGTACTTTTACGGCACTGGGATGGAGGCGGCGGCGTTTTCGGCGGCCAGCCGCATACCGCTCACCATATTCGACATTACGCTCGGAACGGCTGTGGCGGCGGCGTTCATACCTGTTATGAACAGGTTTCTTCAGAACGACGGAAAAGAGCGCGCCTTTAAATTCGTAAATAATTTTTTGAACGCGGTGCTGCTAGTTGCTCTTGTCATAGCCGCGCTCATATGCATATTCCCGGGAGCGGTAGTAAACCTTCTCGCGTCCGGCTTTTCGGGCGATACGTTCTCGCTCTGTGCAAAGCTTCTTATGGTATTTACGCCGATAATACTGCTCGCTGCGATGAGCTATACGTTCGTGGGCGTTCTTCAGTCGTTCGGCAGCTTTAAGATACCGGCGATAATGAGCCTTTTGTCGAATGCGCTTATGGTCCTGTATTTCGTAACGCTCAACGGACGCTTCGGTATCGGCGGCCTTGCGGCGGCGCTCGTTATAGGCTGGGTGCTTCAGCTTCTTATTCTGCTGCCACCGCTTTACAAATTCGGCTACCGCTTCAGACTAGGCATAGATTTTGGGGACGAGGGATTAAGATCGTCCGTAAAAATGGCGGGCCCCGTATTGATATCGTCATGGGTCATGCCGCTTAACAACCTTATCACTCTTAATATTGCATCCTACTATGCTTCGTGGGGCGTTACGGTGCTTGATTATTCGTACAAGCTTTATTTTATCGTTGCGGGCGTGTTCTCTTATGCGATGACGAATCTGTATTTTCCGAGCCTTTCGCGCATGCAGGCGGCGGGAGACCGCGAGGGCGCGCGCGATATGCTCTATACGATGATAAAGAGCGTGACTCTGATAGTTGTGCCGGTCGCGGCCTTTTTCATCGTTTTTGCGCGCGGCGTCGTTCGCGTAGTGTACGAGAGCGGCTCGTTTACTTCGGGCGACGCGCAGATGACGGCGTTTGCGCTTATGATGTATACGATAGGTATGTTCGGCTTTTCATGGCAGGAGATACTCAATAAATACTTCTACTCCTCCGGAGACTCGAAAACGCCGATGAAGGTGGCGATAGGCTCGATAGTCATAAACCTTGCGCTGGCGCTCCTTCTGTCGAGAACGCCTATGGGCATATACGGCATTGCGCTTGCTTCGGCCGTTTCGATAACTTACGCGGGCGCGGCGCTCTACGCGCTTCAGAACAGGCGCGACGGCAGAAAAGCGGACGGACGCATGGGCGTATTTATAGGTAAGAGCGCGGCGCTGTTCGTTATATCGTGCGCGGTGATGTGCGTACTTTCTTATTTTATGAATAAGCTTTCGCTGGGCCGCTTTACAACGCTTATAGCGCTCGTTGTCTGCTTTGTCGTTTCCGGCGCGGTCTATCTGGGCGCGTCGAAGGCTATGCGGATCGGCGAGGTAAACGATATATTATCCTCGCTTTTCGGCAGGCTGAAGGGAAAAAGCGGCGATGAAGATAAAGAAAACGACTAG
- a CDS encoding DUF4330 domain-containing protein, with protein sequence MDKKGKLFGKVSVIDIILIIIIIAAVCAVGLKTMNAGSSAQVKSDTQFYVTFKVENVRDYTVNAVSEGDIFYEKNAARLGSVTGVASEPYMEIVTLEDGTSMQSPSVERYTVYITMLCEGKEDSEGFYIGGTKQVASGMDIKLKSAKLNCNAEVYEVERK encoded by the coding sequence ATGGATAAGAAGGGAAAGCTTTTCGGCAAAGTAAGCGTCATTGACATAATACTTATCATAATCATCATAGCCGCAGTATGCGCCGTCGGTCTTAAAACCATGAACGCCGGTTCGAGCGCGCAGGTCAAGAGCGACACGCAGTTCTATGTTACCTTCAAGGTAGAGAACGTGCGCGATTATACGGTGAACGCGGTATCGGAAGGAGATATCTTCTATGAAAAGAACGCGGCGCGCTTAGGCTCCGTAACGGGCGTGGCAAGCGAGCCTTATATGGAAATAGTAACGCTTGAGGACGGCACGTCGATGCAGTCGCCGTCTGTTGAAAGATATACCGTATATATAACGATGCTCTGCGAAGGAAAAGAAGACTCGGAAGGGTTTTATATAGGCGGCACGAAGCAGGTGGCAAGCGGAATGGATATAAAACTCAAATCTGCAAAGCTCAACTGCAACGCGGAAGTGTACGAGGTCGAACGCAAATAA
- the rimM gene encoding 16S rRNA processing protein RimM, translating into MKRTVIAKIVNTNGVRGAVKCIHYCDSVYDLENYGEFYLESGRALTVERMSFQKNTARIKFRGVDSANDGLLIKNELLYIDKADLPKLPKGVYYISDLMGLSVVTVPGGRTLGRITEVLQTGANDVYVVDEKDGGGKKKKQYLIPAIPDVIDSVDIEGGVMRITPIAGLLDDED; encoded by the coding sequence ATGAAAAGAACGGTAATAGCCAAAATAGTAAATACTAACGGAGTGCGCGGCGCGGTAAAGTGTATCCACTACTGCGACAGCGTGTATGATCTGGAGAACTACGGCGAATTTTATCTTGAAAGCGGGCGCGCGCTTACGGTCGAGCGCATGAGCTTTCAGAAAAATACGGCGAGAATAAAGTTTCGCGGCGTGGACAGCGCCAACGATGGACTTTTAATAAAAAACGAGTTATTATATATTGATAAGGCAGATCTGCCGAAGCTGCCCAAGGGAGTTTACTACATATCCGATCTCATGGGACTGAGCGTAGTCACCGTGCCGGGCGGGCGTACGCTCGGCAGGATAACCGAGGTGCTTCAGACAGGAGCGAACGACGTTTACGTTGTTGACGAAAAGGACGGCGGGGGCAAAAAGAAGAAGCAGTATCTCATACCCGCCATACCCGACGTCATCGACAGCGTGGATATAGAGGGAGGCGTTATGCGGATAACGCCTATTGCGGGGCTTTTGGACGATGAAGATTGA
- a CDS encoding HPr family phosphocarrier protein has product MQSAKVIVENEVGLHARPATFFIQKANEYKSSIWVEKAGRRVNAKSLLGVLSLGISKGMEIEIIAEGPDEELAAKSLQELVSKNFSSI; this is encoded by the coding sequence ATGCAGTCAGCTAAAGTAATTGTAGAAAATGAAGTAGGGTTACATGCCAGACCGGCGACATTTTTCATACAAAAGGCTAATGAGTATAAGTCCAGCATTTGGGTTGAAAAAGCGGGACGAAGAGTGAACGCAAAGAGCCTGCTTGGCGTACTTTCTTTAGGTATAAGCAAGGGTATGGAGATAGAGATCATTGCCGAAGGTCCTGACGAAGAGCTGGCGGCAAAGAGCTTGCAGGAGCTTGTTTCCAAGAATTTTTCCAGCATTTAA
- a CDS encoding DUF4330 domain-containing protein yields MRERQYRLFGKVGVLDIIIVVLVILGLYAAFSYAVNMDVSAANGQKPIEYGVYLTKKDAAFEDKIEIGMNVYDSLKGSKIGTIASYEVEPYSTIQPNIITGEMVKSEVSGYYNYIIVISASADISEATTAVGSYEVAVGKEMYLRTKTFASGGYCVTLEVGGEG; encoded by the coding sequence ATGAGAGAAAGACAGTACAGACTCTTCGGAAAAGTGGGAGTGCTCGATATAATCATCGTGGTATTGGTCATATTGGGCCTTTACGCCGCTTTTTCATACGCGGTCAATATGGACGTTTCAGCGGCAAACGGCCAGAAGCCGATAGAATACGGCGTTTATCTTACGAAGAAGGACGCCGCATTCGAGGATAAAATAGAGATAGGCATGAACGTCTACGATTCCCTGAAGGGATCGAAGATAGGCACGATAGCGTCGTACGAGGTGGAACCGTACAGCACGATACAGCCTAATATAATAACGGGCGAAATGGTAAAAAGCGAGGTCTCGGGATATTATAATTATATAATAGTTATAAGCGCGTCGGCCGATATCTCGGAGGCGACTACTGCCGTAGGAAGTTACGAGGTTGCCGTGGGCAAGGAAATGTATCTTCGAACGAAGACGTTCGCTTCGGGCGGATACTGCGTTACTCTTGAAGTCGGAGGTGAGGGCTGA
- the trmD gene encoding tRNA (guanosine(37)-N1)-methyltransferase TrmD produces MKIDILTLFPDMMETVLSESIIGRARRAGVISINCVNIRDFTQDKHRRVDDYPYGGGRGMLMQAEPIYEAYKSVCGDGEKPCFIYMSPQGRPLTQKLAGELSKEEHIVVLCGHYEGVDERALILTDAKEISIGDYVLTGGELPALVLCDTVCRLVPGVLKDDESFLKESHQNGLLEYPQYTRPEEYMGLRVPDVLISGHHANIEKWRLSKSVERTRTKRPDLYEKYVGDSKDAE; encoded by the coding sequence ATGAAGATTGATATACTTACTCTCTTTCCCGACATGATGGAGACGGTGCTCTCCGAGAGCATCATAGGCCGCGCGAGACGCGCCGGGGTTATTTCGATAAACTGCGTGAACATACGCGACTTTACGCAAGACAAGCACCGCCGCGTGGACGATTATCCCTACGGCGGCGGGCGCGGTATGCTCATGCAGGCCGAACCGATATACGAAGCGTATAAAAGCGTTTGCGGCGACGGCGAAAAGCCCTGCTTTATATATATGTCGCCGCAGGGACGGCCGCTTACGCAAAAGCTTGCGGGCGAGCTTTCAAAAGAGGAGCATATAGTGGTGCTTTGCGGTCATTACGAGGGCGTGGACGAGCGCGCGCTTATTCTTACGGACGCAAAAGAGATATCGATAGGCGATTACGTGCTTACGGGCGGCGAGCTGCCCGCGCTCGTTCTGTGCGATACCGTATGCCGCCTCGTGCCGGGCGTTTTAAAGGACGACGAGAGCTTTTTGAAGGAGAGCCATCAGAACGGGCTTTTGGAATATCCGCAGTACACGCGTCCCGAGGAATATATGGGACTGAGGGTGCCGGACGTGCTCATAAGCGGCCACCATGCGAATATCGAAAAATGGCGGCTTTCAAAGAGCGTTGAACGTACGCGGACGAAGCGCCCCGACCTTTACGAAAAATACGTGGGTGACAGTAAAGATGCAGAGTAA
- the rpsP gene encoding 30S ribosomal protein S16: MVKIRLKRMGAKKAPFYRIVVADSRYPRDGRFIEEIGTYNPLVEPASITVDAEKVQKWLRNGAKPTDTVKALLKKSGVI, from the coding sequence ATGGTAAAGATAAGACTTAAGAGAATGGGTGCAAAGAAAGCTCCTTTTTACAGGATCGTCGTAGCAGATTCGAGATATCCGCGCGACGGCAGATTCATTGAAGAGATCGGTACTTACAATCCGCTCGTAGAACCCGCTTCGATAACTGTTGACGCAGAGAAGGTTCAGAAGTGGTTAAGAAACGGCGCAAAGCCGACCGATACCGTTAAGGCATTACTCAAAAAGAGCGGCGTAATATAA